Proteins encoded together in one Citromicrobium bathyomarinum window:
- a CDS encoding patatin-like protein — translation MRQKELRIGLVCYGGVSLAVYMHGVTKEVWNLARASRDFHTPGHSSHGVAGEYRRLLDLLADRHDLRLRVLPDIFSGASAGGINAVFLAQAIFSGRSLEPLTNLWLDNADIDRLTAEDARPGWRFAKVWAQPLATFVLRRPGNLVSESVAPETRSEVREKVSKLVRGRWFQPPFSGETMSRMLLEALEAMDGSPADGPLLPPGHPVDLYVPTTDFHGYLARLRLNSPPVVLESEHRMPISFTGRTPELAGGWLADPLELTFAARATASFPGAFPPLQLGEIDTIAAEKNLSWHSRDRFLRQVMPVHCDDGTAEGVSLIDGSVLVNRPFEGAIDALRGRPAVREVERRFAYVDPRPERYMRDREKMRAPVGFFENIFGSLSTLPREQPIRDNLEVIGEQSRHAARLQAMITELRPQVEGAVEKLFDRTVFFDRPTPKRLSNWRRKAQQAAAEQAGYTFAGYAELKYVGIVERIAELARKAAPRDAEPDPQVLAVVLRACLRERGLETLGGATGGASPGAIEFFRTYDLAFRIRRLRLLARRTARDWEADPEIPNEALDSAREAIYTILSAYFERDGLNPMGPEFRDLARNAVSDPGALLDHIAQRRGLKDLDTQAEEALSLALSDMPRSLRRRMMYAYLGFPFYDVATLPILGTQGMNEFEPVKVDRISPEDAQAIREGGAAETLRGIEFYDFGAFFSRAYRENDYLWGRLHGCERMIDIVLSTSDEAIPFEERRAILRSAFLAIIEEEREAKRCADGTLKALRDEIEARLG, via the coding sequence ATGCGGCAAAAGGAATTGAGGATCGGTCTTGTCTGCTACGGCGGGGTCAGCCTCGCCGTTTACATGCATGGCGTGACCAAGGAGGTGTGGAACCTGGCGCGCGCCAGCCGCGACTTCCATACACCCGGCCATTCCAGCCACGGGGTCGCGGGCGAATACCGCCGCCTGCTCGACCTGCTTGCCGACCGCCACGATCTGCGCCTGCGCGTGCTGCCCGACATTTTCAGCGGCGCGAGCGCGGGCGGGATCAACGCGGTGTTTCTGGCGCAGGCGATCTTCTCCGGCCGGTCGCTGGAGCCGCTCACCAACCTGTGGCTCGACAATGCCGATATCGACCGGCTGACCGCCGAGGACGCGCGGCCGGGCTGGCGCTTTGCCAAGGTGTGGGCGCAGCCGCTCGCCACCTTCGTGCTCAGGCGGCCGGGCAATCTGGTGTCCGAAAGCGTCGCGCCAGAGACACGCTCCGAAGTGCGCGAGAAGGTCTCCAAGCTGGTGCGCGGGCGCTGGTTCCAGCCGCCGTTTTCCGGCGAGACGATGTCGCGCATGCTGCTCGAAGCGCTGGAGGCGATGGATGGCTCGCCCGCCGACGGGCCGCTGCTGCCGCCCGGCCACCCGGTCGATCTCTACGTGCCGACGACGGATTTCCACGGCTACCTCGCCCGGCTGCGGCTCAACAGCCCGCCGGTGGTGCTGGAGAGCGAGCATCGCATGCCGATCTCCTTCACCGGGCGCACGCCGGAGCTTGCCGGGGGCTGGCTTGCCGATCCGCTTGAACTGACCTTCGCCGCGCGCGCGACCGCCAGCTTCCCGGGCGCGTTCCCGCCGCTGCAGCTGGGCGAGATCGACACGATCGCGGCGGAGAAGAACCTGTCGTGGCATTCTCGCGACCGGTTCCTGCGGCAGGTGATGCCGGTGCATTGCGATGACGGGACGGCGGAAGGAGTGTCGCTGATCGACGGGTCGGTGCTGGTCAATCGCCCGTTCGAAGGCGCGATCGACGCGCTGCGCGGGCGGCCGGCGGTGCGCGAGGTGGAGCGGCGCTTCGCCTATGTCGATCCGCGGCCCGAGCGATACATGCGCGACAGGGAGAAGATGCGCGCGCCGGTCGGCTTCTTCGAGAATATCTTCGGCTCGCTCTCCACCCTCCCCCGCGAACAGCCGATCCGCGACAACCTGGAGGTTATCGGCGAGCAGTCGCGCCACGCCGCGCGGCTGCAGGCGATGATCACCGAACTGCGCCCGCAGGTGGAGGGCGCGGTCGAAAAGCTGTTCGACCGCACGGTGTTCTTCGACCGGCCCACGCCCAAGCGACTGTCCAACTGGCGCAGAAAAGCGCAGCAGGCGGCGGCGGAACAGGCGGGCTACACCTTCGCGGGCTATGCCGAGCTCAAATATGTCGGGATCGTCGAGCGGATTGCGGAGCTGGCGCGCAAGGCTGCGCCCAGGGATGCCGAGCCCGATCCGCAGGTGCTCGCCGTGGTGCTGCGCGCCTGTCTGCGCGAGCGGGGGCTGGAAACGCTTGGCGGGGCGACCGGCGGGGCGAGCCCGGGGGCGATCGAGTTCTTCCGGACATACGATCTGGCGTTCCGCATCCGCCGCCTGCGCCTGCTCGCCCGTCGCACCGCGCGCGATTGGGAGGCGGACCCGGAGATCCCCAACGAGGCGCTCGATAGCGCGCGCGAGGCGATCTACACGATCCTGTCCGCCTATTTCGAGCGGGACGGCCTCAACCCGATGGGCCCGGAATTTCGCGATCTGGCGCGCAATGCGGTGTCGGACCCGGGCGCGCTGCTCGATCATATTGCGCAGCGGCGCGGGCTGAAGGATCTCGATACGCAGGCCGAAGAGGCGCTGTCGCTCGCGCTGAGCGACATGCCCCGCAGCCTGCGGCGGCGGATGATGTACGCCTATCTGGGCTTCCCGTTCTACGATGTCGCCACGCTGCCGATCCTCGGCACGCAGGGGATGAACGAGTTCGAGCCGGTCAAGGTCGACCGGATCAGCCCCGAAGACGCCCAGGCGATCCGCGAAGGCGGTGCGGCAGAGACGCTGCGGGGAATCGAATTCTACGACTTCGGCGCCTTCTTCAGCCGCGCCTATCGCGAGAACGATTATCTGTGGGGCCGCCTGCATGGCTGCGAGCGGATGATCGACATCGTGCTGTCGACCAGCGACGAGGCGATTCCCTTCGAGGAACGTCGCGCGATCCTGCGCAGCGCCTTCCTCGCGATCATCGAGGAAGAGCGCGAGGCGAAGCGCTGCGCGGACGGAACGCTGAAGGCATTGCGCGACGAGATCGAGGCGCGGTTGGGCTAG
- the dnaJ gene encoding molecular chaperone DnaJ, whose translation MASEPDLYELLGVSRDADAAAIKAAYRKMAMQYHPDRNPGDAEAEARFKAIGAAYEVLKDPQKRAAYDQYGHAAFQQGGGGGRGGHQADFGDIGDIFETIFGSAFGGMRQGARRGADLRYDLEITLEEAFHGKSTTIEIEVSQQCEVCTGSGAEPGTGTRACNMCAGYGKVRAQQGLFVVERPCPNCHGRGEVIETPCRNCRGDGRVDAPQSLSVDIPPGVDTGTRIRLSGKGEAGPRGAPPGDLYIFIHIRAHSVFARDGSNLIARVPISFTTAALGGKVEIPDLDGSTNTIEIPAGIQSGKQLRRRGAGMPVLQGRGRGDLVAEITVETPTKLTKRQREILEEFSETETGEECPESRGFFDRIKDAFGA comes from the coding sequence ATGGCTTCCGAACCCGATCTTTACGAATTGCTTGGCGTCTCGCGCGATGCGGATGCGGCGGCGATCAAGGCTGCCTATCGCAAGATGGCGATGCAGTATCACCCCGATCGCAACCCAGGCGATGCCGAGGCTGAGGCGCGCTTCAAGGCGATCGGCGCTGCTTACGAGGTGTTGAAAGACCCTCAGAAACGCGCCGCCTACGACCAGTACGGCCACGCCGCCTTCCAGCAGGGCGGGGGTGGCGGCCGTGGCGGTCATCAGGCCGACTTCGGCGATATCGGCGATATCTTCGAAACGATCTTCGGCAGCGCCTTTGGCGGAATGCGCCAGGGCGCACGGCGCGGGGCGGACCTGCGCTACGACCTCGAGATCACGCTGGAGGAGGCCTTCCACGGCAAGTCGACCACCATCGAAATCGAAGTCTCGCAGCAATGCGAGGTGTGCACCGGCTCCGGCGCGGAGCCGGGCACCGGCACGCGGGCGTGCAACATGTGCGCGGGCTACGGCAAGGTGCGGGCGCAGCAGGGCCTGTTCGTGGTCGAGCGGCCATGCCCCAATTGCCACGGTCGCGGCGAGGTGATCGAGACCCCGTGCCGCAATTGTCGCGGTGACGGGCGCGTCGATGCGCCGCAGTCGCTCTCGGTCGATATTCCGCCGGGCGTCGATACCGGCACCCGCATCCGCCTGTCCGGCAAGGGCGAGGCAGGCCCGCGCGGCGCGCCTCCGGGCGATCTCTACATCTTCATCCACATCCGCGCGCACAGCGTGTTCGCGCGCGACGGATCGAACCTGATCGCGCGCGTGCCGATCAGCTTCACGACCGCCGCGCTGGGCGGCAAGGTCGAGATTCCCGACCTCGACGGGTCGACCAACACGATCGAGATTCCCGCCGGCATCCAGTCGGGCAAGCAATTGCGCCGTCGCGGTGCGGGCATGCCCGTGCTGCAGGGTCGCGGTCGGGGCGATCTGGTCGCGGAAATCACGGTGGAAACGCCGACCAAGCTGACCAAGCGCCAGCGCGAAATCCTCGAAGAATTCAGCGAGACCGAAACGGGCGAGGAATGCCCCGAAAGCCGCGGCTTCTTCGACCGGATCAAGGACGCCTTCGGGGCCTGA
- the dnaK gene encoding molecular chaperone DnaK, whose product MAKVIGIDLGTTNSCVAVMDGGKPKVIENAEGARTTPSIVAFTKDGERLIGQPAKRQAVTNPDNTVFAVKRLIGRRFEDPMTKKDMELVPYNIVKGNNGDAWVEAGGDKYSPSQISAFILQKMKETAESYLGENVTQAVITVPAYFNDAQRQATKDAGQIAGLEVLRIINEPTAAALAYGLDKDENKTIAVYDLGGGTFDISILEVGDGVFEVKSTNGDTFLGGEDFDSAIVEYLAEQFKSKENMDLKQDKLALQRLKEAAEKAKIELSSAQQTEVNLPFITARMEGGSSTPLHLVETLTRSKLEQLVGDLVKRTLDPCKKALEDAGMKTGEVDEVILVGGMTRMPKVREVVEEFFGKKPHTGVNPDEVVAMGAAIQAGVLQGDVKDVLLLDVTPLSLGIETLGGIMTKMIDRNTTIPTKKTQVYSTAEDNQQAVTIRVFQGEREMAGDNKLLGQFDLVGIPPAPRGVPQVEVTFDIDANGIVNVSAKDKGTGKEQQIRIQASGGLSDNDIESMVKDAERFAEEDKKRREAAEARNQADNLVHATEKQVQENGDKIDASLKSDVEAAIAETKTALEGDDVDAINAKAQALTEVAMKMGQQIYEKEQASGGADAGQAGDAGASSSQDEDVVDAEFSEVDDSAGDSDNADRS is encoded by the coding sequence ATGGCAAAAGTAATTGGTATCGACCTCGGTACGACGAACTCGTGTGTCGCGGTCATGGATGGGGGCAAGCCCAAGGTCATCGAGAATGCGGAAGGTGCACGCACCACGCCCTCGATCGTGGCCTTCACCAAGGATGGCGAGCGCCTGATCGGCCAGCCGGCCAAGCGCCAGGCCGTCACCAACCCGGACAACACCGTCTTCGCGGTGAAGCGCCTGATCGGCCGTCGGTTCGAAGACCCCATGACCAAGAAGGACATGGAGCTGGTCCCCTACAACATCGTCAAGGGCAACAATGGCGATGCATGGGTCGAAGCGGGCGGCGACAAGTATTCGCCCAGCCAGATTTCCGCCTTCATCCTGCAGAAGATGAAGGAAACCGCCGAGAGCTATCTTGGCGAGAACGTGACGCAGGCGGTCATCACCGTGCCTGCCTACTTCAACGACGCGCAGCGTCAGGCGACCAAGGACGCCGGCCAGATCGCAGGCCTCGAAGTCCTGCGCATCATCAACGAGCCGACCGCGGCGGCGCTCGCCTACGGCCTCGACAAGGACGAGAACAAGACCATCGCGGTCTACGACCTTGGCGGCGGTACGTTCGACATCTCGATCCTCGAAGTCGGCGACGGCGTGTTCGAGGTGAAGTCGACCAACGGCGACACCTTCCTCGGCGGTGAAGACTTCGACAGCGCGATCGTCGAATATCTGGCCGAGCAGTTCAAATCCAAGGAAAACATGGATTTGAAGCAGGACAAGCTGGCCCTGCAGCGCCTCAAGGAAGCCGCCGAAAAGGCGAAGATCGAGCTTTCGAGCGCGCAGCAGACCGAAGTGAACCTGCCCTTCATCACCGCGCGCATGGAAGGCGGCAGCTCCACGCCGCTGCACCTCGTTGAAACGCTGACCCGCTCCAAGCTGGAACAGCTCGTCGGCGACCTCGTCAAGCGCACGCTCGACCCGTGCAAGAAGGCGCTCGAAGATGCCGGCATGAAGACCGGTGAAGTCGACGAAGTGATCCTGGTCGGCGGGATGACCCGCATGCCCAAGGTCCGCGAAGTCGTGGAAGAATTCTTCGGCAAGAAGCCGCACACCGGCGTGAACCCCGACGAAGTCGTCGCCATGGGTGCAGCGATCCAGGCCGGCGTCCTTCAGGGCGACGTCAAGGACGTGCTGCTGCTCGACGTGACGCCGCTGTCGCTGGGTATCGAGACGCTGGGCGGCATCATGACCAAGATGATCGACCGCAACACGACGATCCCGACCAAGAAGACGCAGGTCTATTCGACCGCCGAGGACAACCAGCAGGCGGTGACGATCCGCGTGTTCCAGGGCGAGCGCGAGATGGCGGGCGACAACAAGCTGCTCGGCCAGTTCGATCTGGTCGGCATCCCGCCTGCACCGCGCGGCGTACCGCAGGTGGAAGTCACCTTCGACATCGACGCCAACGGCATCGTGAACGTGTCCGCCAAGGACAAGGGCACGGGCAAGGAACAGCAGATCCGCATCCAGGCCTCGGGCGGTCTGTCGGACAACGACATCGAATCGATGGTCAAGGACGCCGAACGCTTCGCCGAAGAGGACAAGAAGCGTCGCGAAGCTGCCGAGGCGCGCAACCAGGCCGATAACCTGGTCCACGCGACCGAGAAGCAGGTTCAGGAAAACGGCGACAAGATCGACGCTTCGCTCAAGTCCGATGTCGAGGCAGCGATCGCCGAGACCAAGACCGCGCTCGAAGGCGATGATGTCGACGCGATCAATGCGAAGGCTCAGGCGCTTACCGAAGTGGCCATGAAGATGGGCCAGCAGATCTACGAGAAGGAACAGGCCAGCGGCGGCGCAGATGCCGGGCAGGCCGGCGATGCAGGCGCATCGTCCTCGCAGGACGAAGACGTGGTCGACGCCGAGTTCTCCGAAGTAGACGACAGCGCTGGCGACAGCGACAACGCCGACCGGTCCTGA
- a CDS encoding MFS transporter has product MSASAAASANREPTDKEIRLVIAASSAGTIFEWYDFFIYGTLAGLIGAAFFPSGNETLQILLVWAGFAVGFGFRPLGAILFGFLGDKLGRKYTFLVTVTLMGIATAGVGLIPDAATIGIAAPIIVIGFRILQGLALGGEYGGAAIYVAEHAPPEKRGFYTSFIQASVVGGFVLSIIVVLTCRWLIPAEEFAAWGWRVPFLLSIILLGISLWMRLKLSESPVFKAMKEAGETSGNPFIESFTYPGNKKRIFVALFGITGVLTTIWYTAFFSSLSFLRGPMRVDESVVEWMLLAGGLISMSFYLVIGRWSDRIGRKLPIILGAGLSLALLFPVFWGMGHLANPGLSAAAERTPVVVTGQNCTPDPFAELFGREQTDCGKLLDAMTSSGVRYELREGGALGLSVGGEAQPLDPALFAQGPALRDGVRDALSAKGFDFSTQVPPVANILGIVGLLLVMGMLSALTYGSVAALLTEMFPPQIRYSSMSIPYHIGAGYLGGFLPLIAGIIVARSGDIYAGLWYTWIVVAFGLLVAWWGLPSGPPRDFGDA; this is encoded by the coding sequence ATGAGCGCGTCCGCCGCAGCATCGGCCAACCGTGAGCCGACCGACAAGGAAATCCGGCTCGTCATCGCCGCCAGTTCGGCAGGGACGATCTTCGAATGGTACGACTTCTTCATCTACGGCACGCTCGCCGGGCTGATCGGCGCGGCATTCTTCCCCAGCGGTAACGAGACCCTGCAGATCCTGCTGGTGTGGGCAGGCTTTGCGGTCGGCTTCGGCTTCCGACCGCTGGGTGCGATCCTGTTCGGCTTTCTGGGCGACAAACTGGGGCGCAAATACACCTTCCTCGTCACCGTCACGCTGATGGGCATCGCCACCGCCGGTGTCGGGCTGATCCCCGACGCGGCGACCATCGGCATCGCTGCGCCGATCATCGTGATCGGCTTCCGCATCCTGCAGGGCCTTGCACTGGGCGGCGAATATGGCGGTGCGGCGATCTATGTCGCGGAACACGCTCCGCCCGAGAAGCGCGGGTTCTACACCAGCTTCATTCAGGCCAGCGTGGTCGGCGGCTTCGTGCTGTCGATCATCGTGGTGCTGACCTGCCGCTGGCTGATCCCGGCGGAGGAATTCGCCGCCTGGGGCTGGCGCGTGCCGTTCCTGCTGTCGATCATCCTGCTTGGCATTTCGCTGTGGATGCGCCTCAAACTCTCCGAAAGCCCGGTGTTCAAGGCGATGAAGGAGGCGGGCGAGACCAGCGGCAATCCCTTCATCGAGAGCTTTACCTACCCGGGTAACAAGAAGCGCATCTTCGTCGCGCTCTTCGGCATCACCGGCGTGCTGACCACGATCTGGTACACCGCGTTCTTCAGCAGCCTGTCGTTCCTGCGCGGGCCGATGCGGGTGGACGAGAGCGTGGTCGAATGGATGCTGCTGGCAGGCGGGCTGATTTCGATGAGCTTCTACCTCGTCATCGGGCGCTGGTCGGACAGGATCGGGCGCAAGCTGCCGATCATTCTGGGCGCCGGGCTGTCGCTGGCGCTGCTGTTCCCGGTCTTCTGGGGGATGGGCCATCTCGCCAATCCGGGCCTCTCCGCCGCAGCCGAGCGGACGCCGGTTGTGGTGACGGGCCAGAACTGCACGCCCGACCCCTTCGCCGAACTGTTCGGCCGCGAACAGACCGATTGCGGCAAGCTGCTCGACGCGATGACTTCCAGCGGCGTGCGCTACGAGTTGCGTGAGGGCGGGGCGCTCGGGCTGTCCGTGGGCGGTGAAGCACAGCCGCTCGACCCGGCGCTGTTCGCGCAAGGGCCAGCGCTGCGCGACGGCGTGCGCGACGCCTTGAGCGCCAAGGGCTTCGATTTCAGCACGCAGGTGCCGCCGGTCGCGAATATCCTCGGAATCGTCGGCCTGCTGCTGGTGATGGGGATGCTCTCCGCGCTGACCTATGGCTCCGTCGCCGCGCTGCTGACCGAGATGTTCCCGCCACAGATCCGCTATTCGTCGATGTCGATCCCCTATCACATCGGCGCTGGATACCTTGGCGGGTTCCTGCCGCTGATCGCGGGGATCATCGTCGCGCGCAGCGGGGATATCTACGCAGGCCTATGGTATACGTGGATCGTGGTCGCTTTCGGCCTGCTTGTCGCATGGTGGGGCTTGCCGAGCGGGCCGCCACGTGATTTCGGGGATGCGTGA
- a CDS encoding CvpA family protein, which translates to MTGFDIIVLLIVAVAAAGGFMRGFVQEMLSLAAWILALLAIRQFHTQVQALLEPQVGSATTAAIVAFALLLLIPFGAVKLIASMVGTRARDSLLGPLDRVLGFGFGAVKGAIIVVIGFALLVLGYDTVWGEEGRPNWIVTARTYPSINAGSEALVGYIHDRRAEVRRARSEDSGPVTGDTVSQ; encoded by the coding sequence ATGACCGGGTTCGACATCATCGTGCTGCTGATCGTCGCGGTGGCCGCTGCGGGCGGCTTCATGCGCGGCTTCGTGCAGGAAATGCTCTCGCTCGCCGCGTGGATTCTCGCGCTGCTTGCGATCCGGCAGTTCCACACGCAGGTGCAGGCGCTGCTCGAACCGCAGGTCGGCTCGGCGACCACCGCCGCGATCGTCGCCTTCGCGCTGCTGCTGCTGATCCCCTTCGGCGCGGTCAAGCTGATCGCATCGATGGTCGGCACCAGAGCGCGCGATTCGCTGCTCGGCCCGCTCGACCGGGTGCTCGGCTTCGGTTTCGGCGCGGTGAAGGGCGCGATCATCGTGGTGATCGGCTTTGCGCTGCTGGTGCTCGGCTATGATACGGTGTGGGGCGAAGAGGGCCGCCCGAACTGGATCGTCACCGCGCGCACCTACCCCTCGATCAACGCGGGCAGCGAAGCGCTGGTCGGCTATATCCACGATCGCCGCGCCGAAGTGCGCCGGGCGCGGTCGGAGGATAGTGGCCCAGTAACCGGCGACACCGTCAGCCAGTGA
- a CDS encoding vgr related protein, with the protein MDHPIDAETHEARVAPCPAGGERRLTPGEVALAQSVFGTAIDYRKVTIRRRKWAFFQPKNTTMAPRGHLHFHPDAAGYCDDFSAGNHHSQGHFIHEMTHVWQTQTRGEWYLPLHRHPWCRYDYSIKPGWGLEKYGIEQQAEIVKHAFWLRNGVRVAGIASRETYDLLVRFPGAKP; encoded by the coding sequence ATGGATCACCCGATAGATGCCGAGACGCATGAAGCCCGCGTCGCTCCCTGCCCTGCGGGTGGGGAGCGGCGGCTGACGCCGGGCGAGGTGGCGCTGGCGCAATCGGTGTTCGGCACCGCGATCGATTATCGCAAGGTCACCATCCGGCGGCGCAAGTGGGCGTTCTTCCAGCCGAAGAACACCACCATGGCCCCGCGCGGCCACCTGCATTTCCACCCGGATGCGGCAGGATATTGCGACGATTTTTCCGCCGGAAATCACCATTCGCAGGGCCATTTCATACATGAGATGACGCATGTGTGGCAGACCCAGACCAGGGGCGAGTGGTACCTGCCGCTCCACCGCCATCCCTGGTGCCGCTACGACTACAGCATCAAACCGGGCTGGGGCCTCGAAAAATACGGGATCGAGCAGCAGGCGGAGATCGTGAAGCACGCCTTCTGGCTGAGGAACGGCGTGCGCGTGGCAGGCATCGCCAGCCGCGAGACCTATGATCTGCTGGTGCGCTTTCCCGGGGCAAAGCCTTGA
- a CDS encoding copper chaperone PCu(A)C has translation MKSIYLACALGLGAVTLAGCDQKPAEEEVAAAPLTASEGKLFLPAVSGNPGAVYFKLENPGDRAISVRKAEVEGAGSAELHDYMEYDDTEMGSIGVVTVQPGETVSFEPGGKHVMAFDLSPELKPESVTSVTLTMAGGKTMAFDVDVLPADAER, from the coding sequence ATGAAATCGATTTACCTCGCCTGCGCACTTGGCCTTGGTGCCGTGACACTGGCCGGATGCGATCAGAAACCCGCCGAGGAAGAGGTTGCAGCCGCACCGCTGACCGCGAGCGAAGGCAAGCTGTTCCTGCCGGCGGTCTCAGGCAATCCGGGGGCGGTCTATTTCAAGCTGGAGAACCCGGGCGACCGGGCGATTTCGGTCCGCAAGGCCGAAGTGGAAGGCGCGGGAAGCGCGGAATTGCACGACTATATGGAATATGACGATACCGAGATGGGATCGATCGGCGTGGTCACCGTGCAGCCGGGCGAAACCGTCTCCTTCGAACCGGGCGGCAAGCACGTGATGGCGTTCGACCTCTCGCCCGAGCTCAAGCCCGAAAGCGTCACCTCGGTCACCCTGACCATGGCCGGGGGCAAGACCATGGCGTTCGATGTCGACGTGCTGCCCGCCGACGCGGAACGCTGA
- a CDS encoding iron-sulfur cluster assembly scaffold protein, producing the protein MTKLYTPEILSLAVSLAGYPRLSAPDASAEVRSRICGGTLTLDVALDAEDRVEALGLAVSACAIGQAAAAVFAQAAQGRTAEDMRASLKEIEAWLADENAQLPDWPGFAVLEPARAFPGRHGAILLPWRAATDALCKAAQPR; encoded by the coding sequence GTGACCAAGCTCTACACGCCCGAAATCCTCTCGCTCGCGGTCTCGCTGGCCGGTTATCCGCGCCTGTCCGCGCCCGATGCCAGCGCAGAAGTACGCTCGCGCATCTGCGGCGGCACGCTGACGCTCGACGTGGCGCTCGACGCCGAAGATCGGGTGGAGGCGCTGGGCTTGGCCGTATCGGCCTGCGCGATCGGGCAGGCGGCGGCGGCGGTGTTCGCGCAAGCGGCGCAGGGCCGCACGGCGGAAGACATGCGCGCCAGCCTCAAGGAAATCGAGGCATGGCTGGCGGATGAGAACGCACAGCTCCCAGACTGGCCGGGCTTCGCCGTGCTGGAACCCGCACGCGCCTTCCCCGGACGGCACGGCGCGATCCTGCTCCCTTGGAGGGCCGCGACAGACGCGCTTTGCAAGGCCGCGCAGCCGCGTTAG
- the radA gene encoding DNA repair protein RadA yields the protein MAKPKKRYVCQACGGVSPRWQGQCPDCAEWNTLVEDAPATVFSQKHDLSGGGRRLEFVSLSDAVKPPERATTGLKEFDRALGGGLVPGAAILIGGDPGIGKSTLLLQTAGAIARKGGDVVYVSGEEASAQVRLRAERLGLADAPVRLASSTNVRDILTTLGAQDEAPDLLVVDSIQTMYSDTIEGAPGTVSQVRGCAFELIRYAKERGTALVLVGHVTKDGNIAGPRVLEHMVDVVMSFEGERSHQYRILRALKNRFGAVDEIGVFAMATEGLEEVENPSMLFLSGRDAPLAGSAVFPAMEGTRPVLVEIQALIVRLQSGATPRRAVVGWDNGRLAMLLAVLESRCGLNFSAAEVYLNVAGGYRLADPAADLAVAAALVSALADRPLKDRSVWFGEVSLAGEIRPVAHGGLRLREAAKLGFSSAQGPFMEEKASRGIQFDGIRQLSQLVDRVMR from the coding sequence ATGGCCAAGCCGAAGAAACGCTATGTTTGTCAGGCCTGCGGCGGTGTCTCGCCGCGCTGGCAGGGACAATGCCCGGACTGCGCGGAATGGAACACGCTGGTGGAGGATGCCCCCGCGACCGTTTTCAGCCAGAAGCACGACCTGTCGGGCGGCGGGCGCAGGCTCGAATTCGTCTCGCTGAGCGATGCGGTGAAGCCGCCCGAGCGGGCGACCACCGGCCTCAAGGAATTCGACCGCGCGCTGGGTGGCGGGCTGGTGCCCGGCGCCGCGATCCTGATCGGCGGCGATCCGGGGATCGGCAAATCCACCCTGCTGCTGCAAACCGCGGGCGCGATCGCGCGCAAGGGCGGCGATGTCGTCTATGTCAGCGGCGAGGAAGCCTCCGCGCAGGTGCGCCTGCGGGCGGAGCGATTGGGGCTGGCCGATGCGCCGGTCCGGCTCGCCTCCAGCACCAATGTGCGCGACATCCTGACCACGCTGGGCGCGCAGGACGAAGCGCCCGACCTGCTGGTCGTCGATTCGATCCAGACCATGTATTCGGACACGATCGAGGGCGCGCCGGGCACGGTCAGCCAGGTGCGCGGCTGCGCGTTCGAACTGATCCGCTACGCCAAGGAACGCGGCACCGCGCTGGTGCTGGTCGGCCATGTGACCAAGGACGGCAATATCGCGGGCCCCCGCGTGCTGGAGCACATGGTCGACGTGGTGATGAGCTTCGAAGGCGAACGCAGCCACCAGTACCGCATCCTGCGCGCGCTCAAGAACCGCTTCGGCGCGGTCGACGAGATCGGCGTGTTCGCGATGGCGACCGAGGGGCTGGAGGAGGTCGAGAACCCGTCGATGCTGTTCCTCTCCGGGCGCGACGCGCCGCTCGCGGGCAGCGCGGTGTTCCCCGCGATGGAAGGCACGCGGCCCGTGCTGGTTGAAATTCAGGCGCTGATCGTGCGCCTGCAATCGGGCGCGACCCCGCGCCGTGCGGTGGTGGGATGGGACAATGGCCGCCTCGCGATGCTGCTGGCGGTGCTCGAATCGCGCTGCGGCCTCAATTTCAGCGCGGCGGAGGTCTATCTCAACGTCGCGGGCGGATACCGTCTGGCGGACCCTGCGGCAGACCTGGCGGTGGCCGCTGCGCTGGTTTCCGCACTTGCCGACCGGCCCCTGAAGGATCGCTCGGTCTGGTTCGGCGAAGTCTCGCTCGCCGGGGAAATCCGCCCGGTCGCCCATGGCGGGCTGCGGCTGCGCGAGGCGGCCAAGCTCGGTTTTTCGAGCGCGCAGGGCCCATTCATGGAAGAAAAGGCTTCACGCGGCATTCAATTCGACGGAATAAGGCAGCTATCGCAACTGGTGGATCGCGTGATGCGATAG